A genomic window from Betaproteobacteria bacterium includes:
- a CDS encoding SDR family oxidoreductase — MTSTKVALVTGGSRGIGAAIVRALAGAGYAVAFTYRDRKDSATALTEELRRAGHEVKAFQCDIGEAAQSDAIVADTLREFGRIDVLVNNAGVHVPHVRLADLKDEDWAWVMNVNLTAPFRLARDVLPSMRKQKGGHIINLSSNAALRMPAGYGVYAISKAGLEAFTRILSKEEGRNGIRVNGIGPGPIRTDMLRESFEAMGSERATAFVESFALGRMGEPEEIASVVAFLVSDAASYMTGQIVYVNGGSVV; from the coding sequence ATGACAAGCACAAAGGTAGCCCTAGTCACGGGAGGATCCAGGGGAATCGGCGCGGCCATCGTGCGCGCCTTGGCCGGGGCTGGCTACGCGGTGGCTTTTACCTACCGCGACCGTAAGGACAGCGCCACCGCCCTCACCGAGGAATTGCGCCGCGCGGGCCACGAAGTCAAAGCCTTCCAATGCGACATCGGGGAAGCTGCCCAATCGGATGCCATCGTGGCGGACACATTGCGAGAATTTGGCCGCATCGATGTGCTGGTCAACAACGCTGGCGTGCATGTTCCGCATGTTCGCCTGGCGGATTTGAAGGACGAGGATTGGGCGTGGGTGATGAACGTCAACCTGACGGCGCCCTTTCGCCTTGCGCGCGACGTGCTTCCCAGCATGCGCAAGCAGAAGGGCGGGCATATCATCAACCTCTCCTCCAATGCCGCGCTACGGATGCCCGCGGGCTATGGCGTATACGCAATCTCCAAGGCTGGGTTGGAAGCCTTCACACGCATTTTGTCCAAGGAGGAAGGCCGCAACGGGATCCGCGTGAATGGCATTGGGCCTGGCCCCATTCGCACTGACATGTTGCGCGAAAGCTTCGAAGCCATGGGGAGCGAACGCGCAACGGCGTTCGTGGAATCATTCGCCCTGGGGCGCATGGGCGAGCCGGAGGAAATCGCCTCGGTGGTGGCATTTCTAGTGTCAGACGCGGCCAGTTACATGACTGGGCAAATCGTTTACGTGAACGGCGGGAGCGTGGTCTAG